GAGATTTTTGGCAAAAAGAAACGGGCCCGGAACCGGGACCTGCTATGACGGTTGTCTTCGACGGATTCCCGCAGAGGCTTTTTGAACAGGGGCTTCGGTCCGTCGAAAAGCTGGATCTCGATCTGCCACGCGCCCTCCGGCGGTTGGGCCGGGAGAAAACCCATCCGGGCGTTGACTTCCAGCGTGCCGTTGCGGAAGGTGTCGTCGAGACCGGCGCGGCAGAAGACATCCTCGAGGTAAAATTTAGGTGTACTGTAGAGATAGACTTCCCGGAAAATGCCGCCCATCCACCATTGGTCCTGGTCTTCGAGGAATGTGGCATCGGACCATTTGACAACAACGGCGGCGAGGAGGTTCGCCTGTCCAGGTTGGACATATTCCGTGATGTCGAATTCAGCGGGAAGCCGGCTGTCTTTGCTCAACCCCACCGGTTTGCCGTTGATCCAGACATAAAGAACGCTTTCAGCTCCGCCCACGTGGAGGACGATTCGGCGACCCTCCCAGTTTTTTGGGACAGTAAATGGGGTGCGATAAACGCCGGTGGGATTTTCCGCCGGGACCTCGGGCGGTTCCTGCGGAAAAGGCATCTGGACGTTGGTGTAGTGGGGCTTGTCGAAAGTATCCTGAAGCGTCCAGTTGCTGGGGACCGGGATTTTTCTGAATCCGGCGGCTGCGGGGCCAAACGCGGGCTGGAGCATGCCATTTCGCACATCTTCAGGCCGGTGAAGGAGCGTAAAATTCCAATCGCCATTGAGTGATTGGTAGTAGGGCGTTTTTTCGCGAGCAAGCGAGCGGGCGCTTTCGACATCAACGAAAGGCAGCAGGCTGGCCCGGGCCGGAAGGCGGTTGAAGGAAATGGTAGTGGGAGACTTCCAGGAAGGCTGGCCTCCTATGAAGAGGAGATCGGGATTGAGATCGGGCATAAAAGCAGAAAGCTTAACAGGCATGGAATTGTCCTGCAAGGAACTCTTTAATTTCAGCAGTGACAATTTCCTTCATTCTGCTGGTACTCTCATTCCGGAATTCCAAAGTATTATGAAGAAAATCGTCTTTCATTTGCTGGCAAACGCCCATCTCGATCCCGTCTGGCTCTGGGATTGGCGTGAAGGCTTGAATGAGGGGATCATCACCACCCGCACGATGCTGGATTTGATGGATGAGGACCCGAAGTTGACATTCATGCGTGGGGAAGCAGCCATTTACCAGCATATCCAGGAACAAGATCCGGCCACTTTTGCGCGCATCCAGGAGCGAGTCCGGGAAGGCCGTTGGGATGTCGTCGGCGGCACATACATCCAGCCCGACACCAACCTTTCTTCCACGGAAACTATGGCCCGTCATTTTACGGTGGCACAAAATTATTTTCGCGCGGCATTTGGCCGCGCGCCGCGGGTGGCGTGGGCGGCGGACTCCTTCGGCCATAGCGGTGGCCTGCCTGAGATCATGGCCGGGGCCGGCATTACGGGATTTGCCTTCACCCGGCCGGAGTCCCATATTTTGGCCTTGGAACATCCCGCTTTCTGGTGGGAGAGCGCCAGCGGAGCGAAAGTCCTGGCCTACCGTCCGACCGTGGGTTGGTATGGCACCAACCGGGACGAAGTGTTCCGCCGTTTTGACGGACAACTTGAGCTAAATGAAAAGTTTCCGGCCCAGAACATCGGTTTTTTCTATGGTGTCGGCAACCATGGCGGCGGCGCCACCCGGCGGCAACTGGACGATATCCGCAGTTGGGTGGACAAGCATCCCGGGGTGGAAGTCGTCCATTCGGGATTGCACCGGTTCTTCGACGAGCTGGCGGCGGAGGAAAAGGAGCGGAAGAATCCGTATCCGGTTCATCGCGGTGAACTTAATTTCTGCCTGCGCGGTTGTTATGTCTCGGTGGCGAAGTTCAAATTTCCGTACCGCCGCACGGAAGCTCAATTGGTACAGTCGGAAAAGACAGACGCAATCATCAGCGCTTCGCTGAATCGTCCGGCGCAGGATTTGTCCGCCGCCTGGAAGTCGGTCCTCTTCAATTCCTTCCACGACATCCTTC
This region of Candidatus Methylacidiphilales bacterium genomic DNA includes:
- a CDS encoding alpha-mannosidase, producing the protein MKKIVFHLLANAHLDPVWLWDWREGLNEGIITTRTMLDLMDEDPKLTFMRGEAAIYQHIQEQDPATFARIQERVREGRWDVVGGTYIQPDTNLSSTETMARHFTVAQNYFRAAFGRAPRVAWAADSFGHSGGLPEIMAGAGITGFAFTRPESHILALEHPAFWWESASGAKVLAYRPTVGWYGTNRDEVFRRFDGQLELNEKFPAQNIGFFYGVGNHGGGATRRQLDDIRSWVDKHPGVEVVHSGLHRFFDELAAEEKERKNPYPVHRGELNFCLRGCYVSVAKFKFPYRRTEAQLVQSEKTDAIISASLNRPAQDLSAAWKSVLFNSFHDILPGTSIERAFEDQLAWLGSAYHDAQRVQLNALNALAARVDTTVPKPEGDHPSRVAFLVWNPHPHEYSGPVELEASLDYRPLFQYEDRPEQVPVELFGPEGRPVPFQIIHHEHLAMMNVPWRKRVVFQAKLPPMSWSVFQVGLAKKMKKT